One segment of Natronosalvus halobius DNA contains the following:
- a CDS encoding EamA family transporter produces the protein MSQHAIALAVLAMCAWGLWTVLANEATRTIDPKLAMILSYAASVLIALGYVAMQNEPLALERTGVTYALAAGVFAGVGAVAFYAGLSAGRVGVVATISALYFVVATIVGIVVLDESLTIQNVAGIGFAVLAVVLLAN, from the coding sequence ATGAGCCAGCACGCGATCGCCCTCGCCGTCCTCGCCATGTGCGCTTGGGGCCTCTGGACCGTCCTCGCGAACGAAGCCACCCGGACGATAGACCCGAAACTCGCGATGATCCTCTCCTACGCCGCGAGCGTGCTCATCGCTCTCGGCTACGTCGCTATGCAGAACGAACCGCTGGCGCTCGAGCGAACGGGCGTCACCTACGCGCTCGCGGCCGGCGTCTTCGCCGGAGTCGGCGCCGTCGCGTTCTACGCGGGCCTGAGCGCCGGACGGGTCGGCGTCGTCGCCACCATCTCGGCACTGTACTTCGTCGTCGCGACGATCGTCGGCATCGTCGTCCTGGACGAATCACTGACGATCCAGAACGTGGCCGGAATCGGATTCGCCGTTCTCGCCGTCGTCTTGCTCGCGAACTGA
- a CDS encoding transcriptional regulator, with protein sequence MHQAHLERPILRALEAGPSMRVIDLAERLDAHPVTVDLACNRLYEEGCLAPSRQGTYAVTDRGRRRLEASVDR encoded by the coding sequence ATGCACCAGGCACACCTCGAGCGACCGATCCTGCGTGCCCTCGAGGCGGGGCCGTCGATGCGCGTGATCGACCTCGCCGAGCGTCTCGACGCACATCCGGTGACGGTTGACCTGGCGTGTAATCGCCTCTACGAGGAGGGCTGCCTGGCTCCGTCCAGGCAGGGTACGTACGCGGTTACCGACCGCGGACGGCGGCGGCTCGAGGCGAGCGTCGATCGGTGA
- a CDS encoding endonuclease III domain-containing protein, with product MGDEADPEPAVNISGGADGGGTATTFDPATADTRAELVVDRLGERYWQKTYGGQDAFECLVRTILSQNTSDVASQPAHDALLERYDGPETDLAAALADAERSRLAETIQSAGLYNQKSEVIQVAADWVLERWGSAAAFDAFVRESDPAEVRQTLLSVSGVGPKTADCVLLFAGGRNGVFPVDTHVHRIYRRLGIAPADADHEGVREVLERDVPAEKCGFGHTASIQFGREFCTARKPACLEGPEACPMADVCDQVGVYPETGDVVDPADAPEAADEEP from the coding sequence ATGGGAGACGAGGCTGACCCCGAACCCGCGGTGAACATCAGCGGCGGCGCCGACGGCGGCGGTACGGCGACCACCTTCGACCCCGCGACCGCGGACACGCGGGCCGAACTCGTCGTCGACCGCCTGGGCGAACGCTACTGGCAGAAGACCTACGGTGGACAGGACGCCTTCGAGTGTCTCGTCCGGACGATCCTGAGCCAGAACACGAGCGACGTGGCGAGCCAGCCCGCCCACGACGCCCTGCTCGAGCGCTACGACGGCCCGGAGACCGACCTGGCGGCCGCGCTCGCCGACGCCGAGCGCTCGAGGCTCGCGGAAACCATCCAGTCGGCCGGCCTGTACAATCAAAAATCCGAGGTCATCCAGGTCGCCGCCGACTGGGTCCTCGAACGCTGGGGCTCGGCCGCCGCCTTCGACGCGTTCGTTCGCGAGAGCGACCCCGCTGAGGTCCGGCAGACGCTGCTTTCTGTCTCGGGCGTCGGACCCAAGACGGCCGACTGCGTGCTCCTATTCGCCGGCGGCCGGAACGGCGTCTTCCCCGTGGACACGCACGTTCACCGCATCTACCGCCGGCTGGGCATCGCCCCCGCCGACGCCGACCACGAGGGGGTTCGCGAGGTGCTCGAGCGGGACGTTCCAGCAGAGAAGTGCGGCTTCGGCCACACCGCCAGCATCCAGTTTGGCCGGGAGTTCTGCACGGCGCGCAAGCCGGCGTGTCTCGAGGGCCCCGAGGCGTGCCCGATGGCCGACGTCTGCGACCAGGTCGGCGTCTATCCCGAGACGGGCGATGTCGTCGACCCGGCGGACGCCCCGGAGGCAGCGGACGAGGAACCCTGA
- a CDS encoding transcription initiation factor IIB yields the protein MNETLATQTDEEATGRTDQRDRTGDRTEQRNRTTNDARVRTCPECDGRIAHDAEHGERACAECGLVLDDDQIDRGPEWRSFSDAESNARSRVGAPTSDLVHDKGLSTVIDWRNKDAYGNRLSSQKRAQFQRLRTWDERFRTKSAQERNLKQAFGELERMASALGLPEPCRETAGVLYRRAVQEELLPGRSIEAMTTACLYAAARRHDTPRTLVEFETVSRVEKLPVQRAYRYVSQELGLAMEPADPVHYLRQYASDLEVSSDAERLARELLETAKERGVHSGKSPAGLAAAAVYSASRLANETVTQSTVSDAANVSEVTIRNRYQELLEVYGEHGDG from the coding sequence ATGAACGAGACACTCGCCACCCAGACCGACGAGGAAGCGACCGGCCGGACCGACCAGCGCGACCGGACCGGCGACCGAACTGAGCAGAGGAACCGGACGACCAACGACGCTCGAGTTCGGACGTGTCCGGAGTGTGACGGGCGAATCGCGCACGACGCGGAGCACGGCGAACGCGCGTGCGCCGAATGCGGGCTGGTCCTCGACGACGACCAGATCGACCGCGGCCCCGAGTGGCGGTCGTTCTCCGACGCGGAGTCGAACGCGCGAAGCCGCGTCGGCGCGCCGACTAGCGATCTCGTACACGACAAGGGGCTCAGCACCGTCATCGACTGGCGTAACAAGGACGCCTACGGCAATCGCCTCTCGTCCCAGAAGCGAGCACAGTTCCAGCGGCTACGAACTTGGGACGAACGCTTCCGGACGAAGAGCGCCCAGGAGCGAAACCTCAAACAGGCGTTCGGGGAACTCGAGCGCATGGCGTCGGCGCTCGGATTGCCGGAGCCGTGTCGCGAGACGGCTGGCGTCCTCTACCGACGAGCCGTCCAGGAGGAGTTACTCCCCGGACGATCGATCGAGGCGATGACGACCGCGTGCCTGTACGCCGCCGCCCGACGCCACGACACCCCGCGCACGCTGGTCGAATTCGAGACGGTCAGCCGGGTCGAGAAACTGCCGGTCCAGCGAGCCTATCGGTACGTCTCTCAGGAGCTCGGGCTCGCGATGGAGCCGGCCGATCCGGTTCACTACCTCCGCCAATACGCCTCGGATCTCGAGGTCAGCAGCGACGCCGAGCGTCTCGCCCGCGAGTTGCTCGAGACGGCGAAGGAACGCGGCGTCCACAGCGGGAAGAGCCCGGCGGGGCTCGCGGCCGCGGCTGTCTACTCCGCGTCGCGTCTGGCGAACGAGACGGTCACCCAGTCGACCGTCAGCGACGCCGCGAACGTGAGCGAGGTCACCATTCGGAACCGGTACCAGGAACTGCTCGAGGTCTACGGCGAGCACGGTGACGGGTAG
- the fer gene encoding ferredoxin Fer, producing the protein MESPFDVLRIEPGADDATIERAFRQRVKEAHPDHGGSIVEFRKVHAAREQLLVGDTGPLERRDFDVDPGTNGAAESDHTSNTAEVTYLNYDALTDHGWTLEDDALLEKAAEADLASSDYGRVQVDPGETLLEAAEDEGFDWPYACRGGACANCAVAMLGGDLSTPVDHILPEEMVDRGIRLSCVGRPLTDDAAVVFNVKHLPELDELRLPPRPFE; encoded by the coding sequence GTGGAGTCCCCGTTCGACGTCCTGCGAATCGAACCCGGCGCGGACGACGCGACAATCGAACGCGCGTTCCGCCAGCGGGTGAAGGAAGCCCACCCCGACCACGGCGGGTCGATCGTCGAGTTCAGGAAAGTCCACGCGGCGCGGGAGCAACTGCTCGTGGGCGATACCGGGCCGCTCGAGCGACGCGATTTCGACGTGGACCCCGGGACGAACGGCGCGGCGGAATCCGATCACACCTCGAACACCGCTGAGGTCACCTACCTCAACTACGACGCCCTCACCGACCACGGCTGGACCCTCGAGGACGACGCCCTCCTGGAGAAGGCGGCCGAGGCCGACCTCGCGTCGAGCGACTACGGACGCGTCCAGGTCGACCCTGGCGAGACGCTTCTCGAGGCCGCCGAAGACGAGGGGTTCGACTGGCCCTACGCCTGCCGGGGCGGTGCCTGCGCGAACTGCGCCGTGGCGATGCTCGGGGGTGACCTGTCGACGCCGGTCGATCACATCCTGCCCGAGGAGATGGTCGACCGCGGCATCCGCCTCTCGTGTGTCGGACGACCGCTCACCGACGACGCGGCCGTCGTCTTCAACGTCAAGCACCTCCCCGAACTCGACGAACTCAGGTTGCCGCCGCGACCGTTCGAGTGA
- a CDS encoding bifunctional metallophosphatase/5'-nucleotidase has translation MAPRLLHYSDLENAYDDPARLGRLAHLIRERRDDKTLLCDTGDTTAPGLLSMETRGRHVERFYRAVEPDLATFGNHDFDNGRDALESIVANSPQTWLTANLVESTTGERFAADLGVERTAIRSVGGTRIGFVGVTDPETVRTHPCAQSLAVQDPVSAVERAVDVLTDRGAETVVVLSHAGHVDDDIARFEGVDLVLGGHVHDVRAECVDGTLVVHPGQRGGLLAEVRLAPEGPTADIHDVPPAVVATDVADAYRDLRADLGLEQPIAEAQTPIPRTVAECYPESVVGNTVGDAIRWAADADLAVYNAMSLRSGPPLSGAVTVGDLRSTVPFDNEIRTARLDGSEVGTLLESLARPGPDLEVFGHLSGGRVRWRRTERDLEVESVTVDGGSIDSTTTYTVAAPAFAFEHQLFDPLEPDRVVDVHGRCHPALVEYVDRYGLSNVEERMTATVDDAPDSVRSLRE, from the coding sequence ATGGCTCCTCGACTGCTCCACTACTCCGACCTAGAGAACGCCTACGACGACCCCGCCCGCCTCGGCCGACTCGCCCACCTGATTCGCGAGCGTCGGGACGACAAGACCCTGCTCTGTGACACCGGCGACACCACCGCACCGGGGCTGCTCTCGATGGAGACGCGCGGTCGCCACGTCGAACGATTCTACCGGGCCGTCGAACCCGACCTGGCGACCTTCGGTAACCACGACTTCGACAACGGCCGGGACGCCCTCGAGTCCATCGTCGCGAACTCTCCACAGACCTGGCTCACGGCGAACCTCGTGGAGTCGACGACTGGCGAGCGATTCGCCGCGGATCTCGGCGTCGAGCGGACCGCCATTCGATCCGTCGGGGGAACCCGAATCGGCTTCGTCGGCGTCACCGACCCCGAAACCGTTCGGACGCACCCGTGCGCCCAGTCACTGGCCGTCCAGGACCCGGTTTCGGCGGTTGAGCGGGCGGTCGACGTGCTGACGGACAGGGGTGCCGAGACCGTCGTCGTCCTCTCACACGCCGGCCACGTCGACGACGATATCGCTCGATTCGAGGGCGTCGACCTCGTGCTCGGCGGGCACGTCCACGACGTTCGAGCCGAGTGCGTCGACGGGACGCTCGTGGTCCATCCGGGGCAGCGCGGGGGCCTGCTGGCCGAGGTTCGGCTGGCTCCCGAAGGCCCGACAGCCGACATCCACGACGTGCCTCCCGCCGTAGTCGCGACCGACGTGGCCGACGCCTACCGCGACCTGCGGGCCGATCTCGGCCTCGAGCAACCGATCGCCGAGGCACAGACGCCGATTCCCCGGACCGTCGCCGAGTGCTACCCCGAAAGCGTAGTCGGCAACACCGTCGGCGACGCCATCCGCTGGGCCGCCGACGCCGACCTCGCGGTCTACAACGCGATGTCGCTTCGAAGCGGCCCGCCGCTGTCGGGCGCCGTCACGGTCGGCGACCTCCGGTCGACCGTCCCCTTCGACAACGAGATCCGAACCGCCCGCCTGGACGGGTCCGAGGTCGGGACTCTGCTCGAGAGCCTGGCGAGGCCCGGTCCCGACCTCGAGGTGTTCGGCCACCTCAGTGGCGGGCGCGTTCGCTGGCGTCGAACCGAACGCGACCTCGAGGTCGAGTCGGTGACGGTCGACGGTGGCTCCATCGATTCGACGACGACGTACACCGTGGCGGCACCGGCGTTCGCGTTCGAGCACCAACTGTTCGACCCGCTCGAGCCAGACCGCGTCGTCGACGTTCACGGCCGATGCCACCCCGCGCTGGTCGAGTACGTCGACCGGTACGGGCTCTCGAACGTCGAAGAGCGCATGACGGCGACCGTCGACGACGCGCCGGACTCGGTTCGATCGCTCAGGGAATGA
- a CDS encoding HalOD1 output domain-containing protein, with amino-acid sequence MTAPSSTHPGTPVATVPRTTSFTHDWADGDDDLATRIVEAVAEITDQDETHVERLYDRLDPDSLNSLFSRTDTNRYAADSLVMFTLEGCTVTVYGSGLVVVQRI; translated from the coding sequence ATGACCGCACCATCATCAACCCACCCCGGTACGCCCGTTGCAACCGTTCCACGAACGACCTCGTTCACCCACGACTGGGCGGACGGCGACGACGACCTTGCGACCAGGATCGTCGAGGCCGTCGCCGAGATCACCGACCAGGACGAAACCCACGTCGAGCGCCTCTACGACCGACTCGATCCGGACTCGCTCAACAGCCTCTTTTCCCGGACCGACACGAATCGGTACGCTGCGGACAGCCTGGTGATGTTCACGCTCGAGGGATGTACCGTCACCGTCTATGGCTCCGGGCTGGTCGTCGTCCAGCGGATCTGA
- a CDS encoding MutS-related protein, producing MRLEAYWGVGPKTREALTDTLGTERAIRAIEGGDVRALTDAGLSRGRATGILRRATGGEGMDTLATSDARAAYKELLDLAVDHAVTDRAADRIRVLTPLTSVDAMETRLDDVLAARDAWESLADDDRETVLDAYARYDDRDGSERAAVEAALALCDSGVETGPFEAIADLETDALEAAAAALGALEGEDNRVQEGADEELDRLRSALGAVEDMDANALQVIEDLRSDGVGDVTAFQDAFEDRLLSETQVTIDQVREAMPTEATDATDFVGGTLRSLRSALTSAVDEREATVRSDLEATLEDAREAIDRAVGAVDDIAFHLSLARFALAYDCTRPAFRTGDEAAVSVVRATNVALAARGESVQPVTYALGEHGVTGDALGAKGVEQLDADGDTDVSTRIELEARSDPITAEELPGDERVAVLTGANSGGKTTLLETLCQVVLLATMGLPVPADRAEVTPVDALVFHRRHASFNAGVLESTLRSIVPPLSSGGRTLMLVDEFEAITEPGSAADLLHGLVRLTVERDALGVFVTHLADDLEPLPPEARVDGIFAEGLNPDLELLVDYQPRFGTVGRSTPEFIVSRLVANAEDRSERAGFETLGEAVGNDVVQRTLADARWSG from the coding sequence ATGCGACTCGAGGCGTACTGGGGCGTCGGGCCGAAGACCCGCGAAGCCCTCACCGACACGCTAGGGACCGAGCGGGCCATCAGGGCGATCGAGGGCGGCGACGTGCGGGCGCTGACCGACGCCGGCCTCTCCAGAGGGCGAGCGACGGGAATCCTCCGACGAGCGACCGGTGGAGAGGGCATGGACACCCTCGCGACGAGCGACGCCCGGGCGGCGTACAAGGAACTCCTCGACCTGGCAGTCGATCACGCCGTGACCGACCGGGCGGCCGACCGCATCCGCGTGCTCACCCCCCTGACGAGCGTCGACGCGATGGAGACACGACTCGACGACGTGCTCGCGGCCCGGGACGCCTGGGAATCGCTCGCGGACGACGACCGCGAGACCGTCCTCGACGCCTACGCCCGCTACGACGACCGCGACGGGAGCGAACGCGCCGCCGTCGAGGCCGCGCTTGCGCTATGTGACTCCGGGGTCGAGACCGGCCCCTTCGAAGCCATCGCCGACCTCGAGACCGACGCGCTCGAGGCCGCGGCCGCGGCGCTGGGCGCGCTCGAAGGGGAGGACAACCGCGTCCAGGAGGGGGCGGACGAGGAACTCGATCGGCTGCGCTCGGCGCTCGGCGCCGTCGAGGACATGGACGCCAACGCCCTCCAGGTGATCGAGGACCTGCGCTCGGACGGCGTCGGCGACGTGACCGCCTTCCAGGACGCCTTCGAGGATCGACTGCTCTCTGAGACCCAGGTCACGATCGACCAGGTTCGCGAGGCCATGCCGACCGAGGCGACGGACGCGACCGACTTCGTCGGCGGCACCCTCCGGAGCCTGCGGTCGGCTCTCACGAGCGCCGTCGACGAGCGCGAGGCGACCGTTCGAAGCGACCTGGAGGCCACGCTCGAGGACGCTCGTGAGGCAATCGACCGGGCGGTCGGGGCCGTCGACGACATCGCCTTCCACCTCTCGCTGGCCCGGTTCGCGCTGGCGTACGACTGCACCCGACCAGCGTTCCGGACGGGCGACGAGGCCGCGGTTTCCGTCGTCCGAGCGACGAACGTCGCGCTGGCCGCTCGAGGCGAGTCGGTACAGCCGGTGACGTACGCGCTGGGCGAGCACGGCGTGACGGGCGACGCGCTCGGGGCGAAGGGGGTCGAGCAACTCGATGCCGACGGCGATACCGACGTCTCAACCCGGATCGAACTCGAGGCCAGGAGCGACCCGATCACGGCGGAGGAACTGCCAGGCGACGAACGCGTCGCCGTCCTCACCGGCGCCAACAGCGGCGGGAAGACGACGCTGCTCGAGACGCTGTGCCAGGTGGTCCTGCTGGCGACGATGGGCCTGCCCGTCCCGGCCGACCGCGCGGAGGTGACCCCCGTCGACGCGCTCGTCTTCCACCGCCGCCACGCCAGTTTCAACGCCGGCGTCCTCGAGTCGACGCTGCGATCGATCGTCCCGCCGCTCTCGAGTGGCGGCCGAACGCTCATGCTCGTCGACGAGTTCGAGGCGATCACCGAACCCGGAAGCGCCGCCGACTTGCTCCACGGACTCGTCCGGTTGACCGTCGAGCGCGACGCCCTGGGCGTCTTCGTCACCCACCTCGCGGACGACCTCGAGCCCCTGCCGCCCGAGGCCAGGGTGGACGGCATCTTCGCCGAGGGGCTGAACCCCGACCTCGAGTTGCTGGTCGACTACCAGCCCCGGTTCGGGACCGTTGGGCGCTCGACGCCGGAGTTCATCGTCTCGCGGCTGGTGGCCAACGCCGAGGACCGGAGCGAGCGGGCCGGGTTCGAGACGCTGGGTGAGGCGGTCGGCAACGACGTGGTCCAGCGGACGCTTGCGGACGCGCGCTGGAGCGGCTAG
- a CDS encoding PAS domain S-box protein, which translates to MDPTSETDTGPDPRARQQEVVAQLGQQALQSDDLDGLMRDAAVTAAETLEVEYAAVLERRSDEDTLSLRQGVGWNDGIVGSATVPADPHSQGGYTLLTEEPVVVDDLRAEERFSVPALFSDHDVVSGISVAIGGPGDPWGVFGVHTTDRREFAEDAAAFVTNLTNVLAAAIDRAETERRLRERERRLERYREYTDGILAAVDDVFYVIDESGTFQRWNESLTAVTGYSDTEVESMHPVAFFDEEDRDSIAAEISEAFETGRARVEADILTKDGDRIPYEFVATRLEAPDGTPVLAGIGRDVTARKERTRELIRYERIVETINDGIYVADDDLRYTMVNDAFAALTGYTRENLQGAHATRVIDEATIEEAAEMRAVMATDETANPTQETTVETADGTNVPVEVTFASFTADGEENRVGVVRDITDREERERALEESERRYRTLVENFPDGAVGLYDEDLTYTVAGGEMLNVLDIPPDEIVGVSIYERYPDDLVEEIKPHFRAAFEGESNTFEVEYHDRHLLAHTLPVRNGADEIYAGMLMIQDITERTEYRRQLEASNERLEQFAYAASHDLKEPLRMISSYLTLLQKRYDGELDEDGEEFLKFAVDGADRMRAMIDGLLAYSRIDTQGEPLEPLELDAVLDASVDNLRVRIEESGAELTADSLPRVRGDEHQLQQVFQNLLSNAIEYSGDDPPRIRVWAERAGDEWEVSVRDEGIGIDPDETDQVFEVFQRLHSYDEHAGTGIGLALCQRIVERHGGEIRVESAPEEGATFSFTLPAVNGAGP; encoded by the coding sequence ATGGACCCGACTTCCGAGACCGACACGGGACCCGATCCGCGGGCCCGCCAGCAGGAAGTCGTCGCCCAACTCGGGCAACAAGCCCTCCAGAGTGATGATCTCGATGGGTTGATGCGCGACGCCGCGGTCACCGCCGCCGAGACGCTCGAGGTCGAGTACGCGGCGGTGCTCGAGCGGCGTTCCGACGAAGACACCCTCTCGCTCAGACAGGGCGTCGGCTGGAACGACGGGATCGTCGGGTCGGCGACCGTCCCCGCCGATCCACACTCGCAGGGGGGCTATACGTTGCTCACCGAAGAGCCGGTCGTCGTCGACGATTTGCGGGCCGAAGAGCGGTTTTCTGTCCCCGCGCTGTTTTCAGACCACGACGTCGTGAGCGGGATCAGCGTCGCCATCGGCGGGCCGGGCGATCCCTGGGGCGTCTTCGGCGTTCACACCACCGACCGTCGCGAATTCGCCGAGGACGCCGCTGCGTTCGTCACAAATCTCACGAACGTTCTCGCCGCGGCGATCGATCGCGCCGAGACGGAACGCCGGTTGCGCGAGCGCGAACGACGGCTCGAGCGATATAGGGAGTACACCGACGGCATCCTCGCCGCCGTCGACGACGTGTTCTATGTCATCGACGAATCGGGCACGTTCCAGCGCTGGAACGAATCCCTGACCGCGGTGACAGGCTATTCGGACACGGAGGTCGAGTCGATGCACCCGGTGGCGTTCTTCGACGAGGAGGATCGCGACTCGATCGCAGCCGAGATCTCGGAAGCCTTCGAAACCGGACGTGCTCGAGTCGAGGCCGACATTCTGACGAAAGACGGTGACCGCATCCCCTACGAGTTCGTCGCGACCAGACTCGAGGCGCCCGACGGAACGCCGGTCCTGGCCGGGATCGGCCGCGACGTCACGGCACGAAAGGAACGGACCCGGGAGCTCATCAGGTACGAGCGCATCGTCGAAACGATCAACGACGGCATCTACGTGGCCGACGACGACCTGCGATACACGATGGTCAACGACGCGTTCGCCGCGTTGACCGGCTACACCCGCGAGAATCTTCAGGGGGCCCACGCCACACGTGTCATCGACGAGGCAACCATCGAGGAGGCCGCGGAAATGCGTGCGGTGATGGCCACCGACGAGACGGCCAATCCGACGCAGGAAACGACCGTCGAGACGGCAGACGGCACCAACGTCCCCGTGGAAGTGACGTTCGCGTCGTTTACCGCCGATGGCGAGGAGAACCGCGTCGGCGTGGTCCGAGACATCACCGACCGCGAGGAACGCGAGCGGGCCCTCGAAGAGAGCGAGCGTCGATACCGGACGCTCGTCGAGAACTTCCCGGACGGCGCCGTCGGCCTCTACGACGAGGACCTCACTTACACGGTTGCCGGCGGCGAGATGTTGAACGTACTGGATATCCCACCGGACGAGATCGTCGGCGTCTCGATCTACGAGCGCTACCCCGACGACCTCGTCGAGGAGATCAAGCCGCACTTCCGCGCCGCGTTCGAGGGCGAGTCGAATACGTTCGAGGTCGAGTACCACGACCGCCACCTGCTGGCGCACACCCTTCCCGTTCGAAACGGCGCCGACGAAATCTACGCGGGGATGTTGATGATCCAGGACATCACCGAGCGGACGGAGTACCGTCGACAGCTCGAGGCGTCGAACGAGCGCCTCGAGCAGTTCGCTTACGCCGCTTCCCACGACCTCAAAGAGCCCCTGCGGATGATCTCGAGCTACCTCACGCTGCTCCAGAAGCGCTACGACGGCGAACTCGACGAGGACGGCGAGGAGTTCCTGAAATTCGCCGTCGACGGCGCCGATCGGATGCGCGCGATGATCGACGGGCTGCTCGCGTACTCGCGAATCGACACCCAGGGAGAGCCGCTCGAGCCGCTCGAGCTGGACGCCGTCCTCGACGCCTCCGTCGACAACCTGCGCGTGAGAATTGAGGAGAGCGGGGCCGAGCTCACGGCCGACTCGCTCCCTCGCGTACGGGGCGACGAACACCAGCTCCAGCAGGTCTTCCAGAACCTCCTGAGCAACGCAATCGAGTACAGCGGCGACGACCCCCCGCGGATTCGCGTCTGGGCCGAGCGAGCCGGGGACGAGTGGGAGGTGTCGGTTCGTGACGAAGGGATCGGTATCGACCCCGACGAGACCGATCAGGTGTTCGAGGTGTTCCAGCGCCTCCACAGCTACGACGAGCACGCTGGAACGGGGATTGGGCTCGCGCTCTGTCAGCGAATCGTCGAGCGTCACGGCGGCGAGATCCGGGTCGAATCGGCGCCCGAAGAGGGGGCGACGTTCTCGTTCACGCTCCCTGCAGTGAACGGCGCCGGTCCGTAG
- a CDS encoding response regulator encodes MGSRPSPPTEAQLLLVEDNPGDVRLIEEAFRDGHIANNLHTVTDGQAALDFIHRRGEYENAPRPDIILLDLHLPRVDGEDVLHEIKHHEELEDVPVIILSGMDEDLIKSRDLDHDSDEDAVLEKPVDPGEFVDVIREFDGFRLSVVRTGET; translated from the coding sequence ATGGGTAGCCGCCCCTCGCCCCCCACCGAAGCGCAACTATTACTGGTCGAAGACAACCCCGGAGACGTACGTCTCATCGAGGAAGCCTTCCGCGACGGCCACATCGCCAATAACCTCCACACGGTCACCGACGGCCAGGCAGCGCTAGACTTCATCCACCGCCGCGGCGAGTACGAGAATGCACCCCGTCCGGACATCATCTTGCTGGACCTCCATCTGCCGCGAGTGGACGGCGAAGACGTGCTTCACGAAATCAAACACCACGAAGAGCTGGAAGATGTCCCGGTCATTATTCTGTCGGGGATGGACGAAGACCTCATCAAGTCGCGTGATCTCGACCACGATTCGGACGAGGATGCGGTCCTCGAAAAGCCGGTCGATCCCGGGGAGTTCGTCGACGTGATTCGCGAATTCGACGGCTTTCGTCTGTCCGTCGTTCGCACCGGTGAGACCTGA